The following proteins are co-located in the Vigna unguiculata cultivar IT97K-499-35 chromosome 9, ASM411807v1, whole genome shotgun sequence genome:
- the LOC114162960 gene encoding S-type anion channel SLAH1-like isoform X2 has translation MATQGSRSQIELVVDTTTTTSNVSSHTNSFSNYQHSTSFTTLLIYVLTKFHAGYFRISLSLGSQALLWKTIITSEQDTTTLPRVLSTLPSAAVYALWSLSLFTLVLLSFLYLLRCFFFFKMVKAEFLHPVGVNYLFAPWISWLLLLQSAPFVAPKTALYFVLWWVFAVPMMVLDVKIYGQWLTKGKRVLSSAAGNPTSQLSVIGNLVGAQAAAHMGWKECALWLFAVGMVHYVVLFVTLYQRLSGRDGVPVLLRPVLFLFIAAPSVASLAWESIVGTFDTASKMLFFLSLFLFASLICRPRLFRRSMRRFSVACSCLHCSHHVYSPQL, from the exons ATGGCTACCCAAGGTTCCCGATCCCAGATTGAACTTGTAGTAGACACGACCACGACCACCTCAAACGTTTCTAGCCACACCAACAGTTTTAGCAACTACCAACACTCAACCTCTTTCACAACGCTCCTAATCTATGTTCTGACCAAATTCCATGCAGGCTACTTCAGAATAAGCCTCTCCCTCGGAAGCCAAGCATTACTGTGGAAGACGATAATCACATCGGAACAAGACACAACCACTCTACCGCGAGTGCTTTCCACGCTTCCTTCGGCGGCTGTGTATGCACTCTGGTCTCTCTCCCTTTTCACTCTAGTCTTACTCTCCTTTCTGTACCTCCTGAGgtgcttttttttctttaagatgGTGAAGGCCGAGTTCTTGCACCCTGTAGGGGTTAACTACCTCTTCGCGCCCTGGATTTCGTGGCTTCTCTTGCTTCAATCAGCGCCGTTCGTGGCGCCCAAAACCGCCTTGTACTTTGTTCTGTGGTGGGTGTTTGCGGTCCCGATGATGGTGCTTGACGTGAAGATCTACGGGCAGTGGTTGACGAAGGGGAAGAGGGTTTTGTCCTCTGCGGCGGGGAACCCCACCAGCCAGTTGTCGGTGATAGGGAACTTGGTGGGGGCACAAGCTGCGGCGCACATGGGGTGGAAAGAGTGTGCGTTGTGGTTGTTTGCGGTGGGGATGGTGCATTACGTCGTGCTTTTTGTTACGCTTTATCAGCGATTATCGGGTAGAGATGGGGTGCCGGTGTTGTTAAGGCCAGTTTTGTTCTTGTTCATTGCAGCGCCCAGCGTCGCAAGCTTGGCTTGGGAATCCATTGTTGGAACCTTTGACACTGCTTCCAAGATGCTCTTTTTTCTTTCCCTCTTCCTCTTCGCCTCACTG ATTTGCAGGCCAAGACTGTTCAGAAGATCGATGAGAAGGTTCAGCGTTGCATG TTCTTGTCTCCATTGCTCTCATCATGTTTACTCTCCTCAACTCTAA
- the LOC114162960 gene encoding S-type anion channel SLAH1-like isoform X1 has protein sequence MATQGSRSQIELVVDTTTTTSNVSSHTNSFSNYQHSTSFTTLLIYVLTKFHAGYFRISLSLGSQALLWKTIITSEQDTTTLPRVLSTLPSAAVYALWSLSLFTLVLLSFLYLLRCFFFFKMVKAEFLHPVGVNYLFAPWISWLLLLQSAPFVAPKTALYFVLWWVFAVPMMVLDVKIYGQWLTKGKRVLSSAAGNPTSQLSVIGNLVGAQAAAHMGWKECALWLFAVGMVHYVVLFVTLYQRLSGRDGVPVLLRPVLFLFIAAPSVASLAWESIVGTFDTASKMLFFLSLFLFASLICRPRLFRRSMRRFSVAWWAYSFPITALALVSTDYAEEVKGTFSHILMLLLLALSVLVSIALIMFTLLNSNMLLPADI, from the exons ATGGCTACCCAAGGTTCCCGATCCCAGATTGAACTTGTAGTAGACACGACCACGACCACCTCAAACGTTTCTAGCCACACCAACAGTTTTAGCAACTACCAACACTCAACCTCTTTCACAACGCTCCTAATCTATGTTCTGACCAAATTCCATGCAGGCTACTTCAGAATAAGCCTCTCCCTCGGAAGCCAAGCATTACTGTGGAAGACGATAATCACATCGGAACAAGACACAACCACTCTACCGCGAGTGCTTTCCACGCTTCCTTCGGCGGCTGTGTATGCACTCTGGTCTCTCTCCCTTTTCACTCTAGTCTTACTCTCCTTTCTGTACCTCCTGAGgtgcttttttttctttaagatgGTGAAGGCCGAGTTCTTGCACCCTGTAGGGGTTAACTACCTCTTCGCGCCCTGGATTTCGTGGCTTCTCTTGCTTCAATCAGCGCCGTTCGTGGCGCCCAAAACCGCCTTGTACTTTGTTCTGTGGTGGGTGTTTGCGGTCCCGATGATGGTGCTTGACGTGAAGATCTACGGGCAGTGGTTGACGAAGGGGAAGAGGGTTTTGTCCTCTGCGGCGGGGAACCCCACCAGCCAGTTGTCGGTGATAGGGAACTTGGTGGGGGCACAAGCTGCGGCGCACATGGGGTGGAAAGAGTGTGCGTTGTGGTTGTTTGCGGTGGGGATGGTGCATTACGTCGTGCTTTTTGTTACGCTTTATCAGCGATTATCGGGTAGAGATGGGGTGCCGGTGTTGTTAAGGCCAGTTTTGTTCTTGTTCATTGCAGCGCCCAGCGTCGCAAGCTTGGCTTGGGAATCCATTGTTGGAACCTTTGACACTGCTTCCAAGATGCTCTTTTTTCTTTCCCTCTTCCTCTTCGCCTCACTG ATTTGCAGGCCAAGACTGTTCAGAAGATCGATGAGAAGGTTCAGCGTTGCATGGTGGGCTTACTCATTTCCTATTACTGCACTTGCTCTTGTTTCAACGGATTACGCAGAAGAAGTGAAAGGAACTTTTTCTCACATCCTAATGCTCCTTTTGTTGGCTCTTTCAGTTCTTGTCTCCATTGCTCTCATCATGTTTACTCTCCTCAACTCTAACATGCTTCTACCCGCGGATATATAA